GAACATCGTGACCACGACGGCCACCACCATGCTGACGTGGCGGCGGAGACCGGACCAGGTCTCGGAGAAGATGTGGCGCACGGCTCAGCGCTCCTGGGGGGTGGGGGCGGGCAGCGGGCGCGGGGTGGTCGTCACGAGCCGTACACCCCCTTGGTCTGGTCGCGGACGACGGAGCCGTCGGCGAGCTGGACGACGCGCTTGCGCATCTGGTCGACGATGGAGGAGTCGTGGGTGGCCATCACCACCGTGGTGCCGGTGCGGTTGATCCGGTCCAGCAGCTTCATGATCCCCACGCTGGTGGCGGGGTCCAGGTTGCCGGTGGGCTCGTCGGCGATCAGGATGCGCGGGCGGTTGACGAAGGCGCGGGCCACCGCCACGCGCTGCTGCTCACCACCGGAGAGCTCCTCGGGGAGCCGGTTCTCCTTGCCCTGCAGGCCGACCAGCTCCAGCGTCTCCGGCACCAGGGTGCGGATCTGGCTGCGGGACTTCCCGATCACCTGCAGCGCGAACGCGACGTTCTCGTGGACGGTCTTGCCGGGCAGCAGCCGGAAGTCCTGGAAGACGGTGCCGATCTGGCGGCGCAGACCGGGGATCTTCCAGTTGTGCAGTCGGTTGAGCTCGCGGCCGGCCACGAAGATGCTTCCCCTGCTCGGGCGGTACTCGCGCAGCACCAGACGCAGGAACGTCGACTTGCCCGAGCCCGACTGCCCGACGAGGAAGACGAACTCGCCCTTGTCGATCTCGAGGTCGACGTTGCTGAGGGCGGCACGGCGCTGGCCCTCGTAGGTCTTGCTCACATCATCAAATCGGATCACGGCGGAGGTGGACCGGGGTAGGCGCAGGGAAGTGGGGACGGGTGGTGCACCCGGCCCCGGTTGACGGTCCACGG
The sequence above is a segment of the Auraticoccus monumenti genome. Coding sequences within it:
- the ftsE gene encoding cell division ATP-binding protein FtsE, which encodes MIRFDDVSKTYEGQRRAALSNVDLEIDKGEFVFLVGQSGSGKSTFLRLVLREYRPSRGSIFVAGRELNRLHNWKIPGLRRQIGTVFQDFRLLPGKTVHENVAFALQVIGKSRSQIRTLVPETLELVGLQGKENRLPEELSGGEQQRVAVARAFVNRPRILIADEPTGNLDPATSVGIMKLLDRINRTGTTVVMATHDSSIVDQMRKRVVQLADGSVVRDQTKGVYGS